Proteins from one Paenibacillus amylolyticus genomic window:
- a CDS encoding dipeptide/oligopeptide/nickel ABC transporter permease/ATP-binding protein: protein MITNPGTTIAPSGLHKKQKSRRIAFRRFMNNPLLTTGAGILLVVVLLVIIGPFITPYGPLQIDPVNRLKGPSGQHVFGTDNFGRDVFTRAVYGLRISVAVGFAVTAVASLIGLIVGLLSASYSVLDHIFMRICDGLFAFPSILLAISIMAALGPNPGNVIIALSIIFIPSMARIIRSKALVIRELTYIEALHAQGASSWRIIWIHMAPNTLSPLIIQSSFIFAVSILTEASLSFLGAGIPSPSPSLGNMLFDGKTVIYNAWWMTVFPGIFLVLVVLGLNLFGDGLRDLLDPHASKVKGGDDVGKQTLLEVKDLKVSISTEKGTIHPVEGVSFHVLAGETLGIVGESGCGKSVTAESILRLFDEDYVDYSGEVLYEGTDLLSLSKKQMERIRGNELSMIFQDPMSSLNPVQTIGKQIAESLKLHQGMKGKQACLAAVDLLRMTGIPSPEKRVDEHPHEISGGMRQRVMIAMALACNPKLLIADEPTTALDVTIQAQILELIESLQSKTGLGVILITHDLGVVAETCTRVAVMYLGQVVEEASVDDLFFNPKHPYTSGLMKSIPRIDGEQHSKLHVIEGTVPALHEIPEGCRFAPRCAYADEQCLRTAPPLKQAHDKHSVRCWYPGIATIQEETHELEIIG, encoded by the coding sequence TTGATAACCAATCCGGGAACTACCATCGCTCCGTCAGGACTTCACAAGAAGCAAAAGAGCAGACGCATCGCATTCAGGCGTTTTATGAATAATCCCTTGTTAACTACAGGGGCGGGTATATTACTTGTCGTTGTCTTGCTGGTAATTATCGGGCCTTTCATTACACCGTACGGCCCATTGCAGATTGATCCTGTGAATCGTCTCAAAGGTCCGAGCGGGCAGCATGTATTTGGTACGGATAACTTCGGTCGTGATGTATTCACTCGTGCCGTATACGGTTTGCGTATTTCGGTTGCGGTTGGTTTCGCTGTGACAGCCGTGGCATCTCTGATTGGGTTGATTGTGGGGCTGTTATCCGCTAGTTACTCGGTGCTGGATCACATATTTATGCGTATCTGTGATGGGTTGTTTGCTTTTCCATCCATTCTGCTCGCTATTTCCATCATGGCCGCACTTGGTCCGAATCCGGGAAATGTCATTATTGCCCTAAGTATTATCTTCATTCCATCCATGGCTCGAATCATTCGTTCCAAAGCGCTGGTGATTCGTGAGCTAACTTACATTGAAGCGTTGCATGCACAAGGAGCCAGCAGTTGGCGGATCATCTGGATTCATATGGCACCCAATACACTGTCCCCGCTTATTATTCAATCCAGTTTTATATTTGCCGTATCGATTCTGACGGAAGCGTCGTTAAGTTTTCTTGGCGCGGGCATTCCCTCACCGTCCCCAAGTCTTGGGAATATGCTCTTTGACGGTAAAACGGTAATCTATAACGCTTGGTGGATGACAGTCTTTCCTGGCATTTTCCTGGTACTTGTTGTGTTGGGCCTTAATCTGTTCGGTGATGGTCTAAGAGATCTGCTCGACCCGCATGCGAGTAAGGTGAAAGGGGGAGACGACGTGGGAAAACAAACGCTGCTTGAAGTGAAGGATCTGAAAGTATCCATCTCAACCGAGAAGGGGACGATTCACCCGGTGGAAGGTGTGTCCTTCCACGTCCTTGCTGGTGAGACGCTCGGCATCGTAGGCGAATCCGGGTGTGGAAAGAGTGTAACCGCCGAATCCATTCTCCGATTGTTTGATGAAGACTATGTGGATTACTCCGGTGAAGTCCTCTACGAGGGAACGGATCTTTTGAGCTTATCGAAAAAACAAATGGAACGCATTCGTGGCAATGAACTCTCCATGATCTTTCAAGACCCCATGTCTTCCCTGAATCCGGTACAGACCATCGGTAAACAAATTGCCGAGAGCTTGAAGCTGCATCAGGGCATGAAGGGCAAGCAGGCGTGTCTTGCTGCTGTGGACCTGCTGCGAATGACGGGTATTCCTTCACCAGAGAAGAGGGTAGATGAGCATCCGCATGAAATCTCAGGAGGAATGCGACAACGGGTCATGATTGCGATGGCGTTGGCGTGTAATCCCAAACTGCTTATTGCGGATGAACCAACGACTGCACTGGACGTAACGATTCAGGCTCAGATTCTGGAACTGATCGAGAGTCTGCAATCGAAGACGGGGCTGGGTGTCATCCTGATCACACATGATCTGGGTGTCGTCGCAGAGACGTGCACAAGGGTCGCCGTGATGTATCTTGGACAAGTCGTGGAGGAGGCGAGTGTGGACGATTTATTTTTCAATCCGAAGCATCCCTATACGTCAGGTTTAATGAAATCCATTCCACGAATAGATGGTGAACAGCACAGTAAACTGCACGTCATAGAGGGAACGGTTCCGGCGCTGCATGAGATTCCCGAGGGATGCAGATTTGCTCCCAGATGCGCTTATGCAGATGAACAGTGCCTTCGAACAGCACCTCCATTGAAACAGGCGCACGACAAACATTCGGTACGCTGCTGGTATCCCGGAATAGCAACGATTCAGGAGGAGACACATGAACTCGAAATCATTGGTTGA
- a CDS encoding ABC transporter ATP-binding protein: MPKTEKRSMSWLLRYLKPVKGRLVLLLIMLLTSTGLQLLNPQIIKRFIDTAASGGILTSLVQLAGLFLVVAVFNQLITVAVSYLGNDVAWRATNQLRGDLLKHCLRLDMRFHNVKTPGEMIERVDGDVTSISNFFAMFIVQVIGSFVLLAGILGFMFSVNVPIALVMTVFTLLSILFMVFIRNLGVDSSKNERAASASLFGLIEERIAGIEDVQANGHVPYVMNRFYRTMRTVFLKGRKAWLLRVIPWNTTVVLFALAVTAVLMLGVHYYMEGLISIGTLFLIYQYTQMLNDPIEMLGDQVQEFQKAKSGMLRSRELLSMQSVIEDGNEEHLPEGPLGLEFSQVHFSYNQDKPVLQDINFAIKPGERLGIIGRTGSGKSSLSRVLLRLYNLDRGTIRVGGTDITKLSLQALYRRVGMVTQDVQLFDGTLRDNLTLFNDHVSDQMIRETTDRLGLSQWIDSQPEGLDTYLAAGGASLSAGEAQLFALTRVFLTEPSLVILDEPSSRLDAATEGMLQSAIDQLMKQSTGVIIAHRLATLEKVDRIMVLGDGKVLEFGAREELANNPASHYARLLITGREEELA; encoded by the coding sequence TTGCCCAAAACAGAGAAACGCTCCATGTCATGGCTGCTGCGCTATCTAAAACCAGTCAAAGGACGGCTGGTCTTACTATTAATCATGTTGCTCACATCAACGGGGCTGCAGCTCTTGAATCCACAGATCATCAAACGATTTATTGATACAGCAGCGAGTGGGGGAATTCTCACCAGTCTTGTTCAGCTCGCAGGACTGTTCCTGGTAGTCGCCGTGTTTAATCAACTCATCACAGTCGCAGTCAGTTACTTGGGGAATGATGTAGCCTGGCGGGCTACGAATCAGCTGCGCGGGGATCTGCTGAAGCACTGTCTGCGTCTCGATATGCGTTTTCATAATGTGAAAACACCTGGAGAGATGATTGAACGCGTGGATGGTGATGTAACGAGTATTTCCAATTTTTTTGCGATGTTCATTGTGCAGGTGATCGGGAGTTTTGTTCTGCTGGCCGGAATTCTCGGGTTCATGTTCAGTGTGAATGTGCCTATTGCTTTGGTTATGACCGTGTTCACATTGTTATCGATCCTGTTCATGGTCTTCATTCGAAATCTTGGTGTAGACTCTTCCAAAAATGAGCGGGCGGCAAGTGCGTCTCTGTTTGGATTAATTGAAGAACGCATTGCCGGGATTGAAGATGTGCAAGCAAATGGTCATGTGCCCTATGTGATGAACCGTTTTTATCGCACAATGCGCACGGTATTCCTTAAGGGGAGAAAAGCCTGGCTGCTTCGGGTTATTCCGTGGAATACCACAGTAGTTCTGTTTGCTTTGGCAGTCACTGCAGTGCTTATGTTGGGTGTGCATTACTATATGGAAGGTCTAATCAGTATCGGAACATTATTTCTGATCTACCAATACACACAGATGCTGAATGATCCGATTGAGATGCTTGGCGATCAGGTACAGGAGTTTCAAAAAGCAAAATCCGGCATGCTCCGCTCCAGAGAGCTGTTGTCCATGCAGAGTGTGATTGAAGATGGCAACGAGGAGCACTTGCCGGAAGGACCACTTGGTCTGGAATTCAGTCAGGTTCACTTCAGTTATAACCAGGATAAACCCGTATTGCAGGATATTAATTTTGCCATTAAACCTGGAGAGCGTCTGGGCATTATCGGTCGCACAGGCAGCGGTAAGTCGAGTCTAAGTCGTGTTCTTCTCCGGCTATACAATCTGGATCGGGGTACGATCCGTGTAGGTGGGACGGATATCACGAAGCTTTCTTTACAAGCCCTCTATCGCCGGGTGGGCATGGTAACCCAGGATGTACAGCTGTTTGATGGCACGCTGCGAGATAATCTGACCCTGTTCAATGATCATGTATCGGATCAGATGATCCGGGAAACAACGGATCGACTTGGACTAAGTCAATGGATCGATTCACAACCGGAAGGACTTGATACGTATCTGGCAGCAGGTGGAGCTTCATTGTCAGCAGGGGAAGCACAGTTATTCGCTTTAACCCGCGTATTCCTGACCGAACCGAGTCTGGTTATTCTGGATGAGCCTTCGTCACGCCTGGATGCTGCGACCGAAGGCATGCTGCAATCTGCGATTGACCAGTTAATGAAACAATCTACCGGGGTCATTATTGCTCACCGTCTGGCTACGCTGGAGAAAGTAGACCGGATTATGGTGCTGGGGGATGGCAAGGTACTGGAATTTGGAGCGAGAGAAGAACTTGCCAATAACCCGGCATCACACTACGCCAGACTGCTCATTACAGGCCGAGAGGAGGAATTGGCATGA
- a CDS encoding bifunctional cytochrome P450/NADPH--P450 reductase, protein MNNTPYIPQPKMYGPLGNLPLIDKDKPTLSLGVLAEQHGPIYRLTVPGYSGLIVSGPDLVAELCDVSRFDKFVYNELENVRAFGGDGLFTSRTSEPNWKKAHNILLPTFSKQAMKGYHPMMVDIADQLIHKWARLNSNDTIDVADDMTRLTLDTIGLCGFNYRFNSFYRQDHSPFIESMVRALNEAMQKSSRLKIQNLLMVRTKRQFQEDIQTMFSLVDQIIEERKASSAPEEVDLLARMLNGKDPETGEMLDDENIRYQIITFLIAGHETTSGLLSFALYFLLKNPESLQKAYNEVDEILVNDSPLYEEVLQLSYIRMILSESLRLWPTAPGFDVYAKEDTILGGKYPLKKGESCSILLPQLHRDREAWGEDAELFRPERFEDTTKVPHHAYKPFGNGERACIGMQFALYEATLVLGMVLKHFELIDYSHYELDVKQTLTLKPGDFRIQVKPRAASQPLNKATVYAKEKHDVVHKNVASDSQTGENVVVVEADGDTWLLVLYGSNLGTAEGIARGLAEKGRSYGIPSEAATLNEWMGRLPRHGVVLIVTASYNGKPPQNAAAFADWLKGAESEEARDVNYAVLGCGDRSWSGTYQSIPRLMDEKLEQLGGKRLISRGEADAGGDMEKQVEAWQHKLWPQVLNALGINAEVVMPILPSTSGLQMKLVQEKVEMPLAHTYGASYATVIVNKELQAVESGRSTRHIEMLLPKGMSYREGDHLGVLPNNQKENVDRILHRFGLTGDVYIQLTSDTTHLMHLPLNRPVKVQDLLRQCVEVQTPVTRSQVQELAHHTVCPPHKRELEGMLDENSYRDYILANRITMLDLLEKYEACELPFERFLELLPPLKPRYYSISSSPSLNPEQASITVSVVREPAWSGRGEYLGVASTYLAGCPEGERILMFVRTPESEFHLSEAADVPIIMVGPGTGVAPFRGFLQARAVMKQRGLPLSEAHLFFGCRNDSDFIYRQELEQYEREGIVKLHTAFSREDGKPKTYVQHLMKENSEQLLHMLMNKGRLYVCGDGSQMAPAVEETLRQAYQEVQGATMQQAKDWLIQLQAEGRFVQDVWAGNKRMVETSECIH, encoded by the coding sequence ATGAATAATACACCTTACATACCACAACCCAAAATGTATGGGCCGCTTGGCAATCTGCCTTTGATTGATAAAGATAAACCCACACTGTCGCTAGGTGTTCTGGCTGAGCAGCATGGGCCAATATATCGACTTACCGTACCCGGTTATTCCGGTTTAATCGTATCCGGGCCAGATCTTGTCGCTGAGTTATGCGATGTGTCCCGTTTTGACAAATTTGTATACAATGAACTCGAAAATGTACGTGCCTTTGGTGGCGATGGTTTATTCACAAGCAGAACATCAGAGCCCAACTGGAAAAAGGCCCATAACATTCTGCTTCCGACCTTCAGCAAGCAGGCCATGAAAGGTTATCATCCGATGATGGTCGATATTGCCGATCAGTTGATCCACAAGTGGGCGCGCCTCAACTCTAATGATACGATTGATGTTGCGGACGATATGACACGCCTTACGTTGGATACCATTGGACTATGTGGATTCAATTATCGATTTAACAGTTTCTATAGACAGGACCACAGTCCTTTTATTGAAAGTATGGTTCGGGCATTAAATGAAGCAATGCAGAAGAGTTCGCGTTTGAAAATTCAGAATCTGCTAATGGTTAGAACCAAACGACAGTTTCAGGAGGATATTCAGACGATGTTCTCTCTGGTAGATCAGATTATAGAGGAACGTAAAGCGAGTTCAGCACCTGAAGAGGTCGACTTGCTTGCACGTATGCTAAATGGCAAAGACCCGGAGACTGGCGAAATGCTTGATGATGAGAACATTCGGTATCAGATTATTACGTTTCTCATTGCCGGACATGAAACGACGAGTGGTTTGTTATCGTTTGCCCTGTATTTTTTACTGAAAAATCCGGAATCGCTTCAAAAGGCTTATAACGAGGTGGACGAGATATTGGTCAATGACTCACCACTGTACGAAGAAGTTCTTCAGCTTTCCTATATTCGCATGATTCTCAGTGAATCGCTACGTCTCTGGCCTACCGCTCCGGGATTTGATGTATATGCGAAAGAAGACACCATCCTAGGTGGCAAATATCCTTTGAAGAAAGGAGAGAGTTGCAGTATTCTTCTGCCTCAGCTTCACCGTGACAGAGAGGCTTGGGGAGAGGATGCGGAGCTGTTCCGTCCAGAGCGATTCGAAGATACGACGAAAGTGCCTCATCATGCATATAAACCTTTTGGTAACGGGGAGAGAGCATGTATCGGCATGCAATTTGCTTTATATGAAGCAACACTTGTGCTTGGTATGGTCCTCAAACATTTTGAGCTGATCGATTATAGCCATTATGAATTGGATGTTAAACAGACGCTGACGTTGAAGCCGGGAGACTTCCGGATCCAGGTGAAACCGCGCGCGGCTTCGCAGCCGTTGAATAAGGCTACTGTATATGCAAAAGAGAAACATGATGTTGTTCATAAAAATGTAGCAAGTGACAGTCAAACGGGAGAAAATGTGGTGGTTGTTGAGGCAGATGGTGACACGTGGCTCCTGGTGTTGTATGGTTCCAATCTGGGAACGGCAGAAGGCATTGCCAGAGGGCTTGCGGAGAAAGGTCGTTCGTATGGCATTCCAAGCGAAGCAGCCACTCTGAATGAGTGGATGGGGCGCTTACCCCGTCACGGTGTGGTTCTCATCGTCACTGCTTCGTATAATGGTAAACCACCGCAGAATGCTGCGGCATTTGCAGACTGGTTGAAGGGGGCGGAGTCAGAGGAAGCACGGGATGTGAACTATGCCGTTCTGGGTTGTGGCGATCGGAGCTGGTCCGGGACGTACCAGAGCATTCCGCGATTGATGGATGAGAAGCTTGAACAATTAGGAGGTAAAAGACTGATATCCCGCGGTGAAGCCGATGCCGGAGGTGATATGGAAAAGCAAGTTGAAGCGTGGCAGCACAAGTTGTGGCCTCAGGTGTTGAATGCCCTGGGGATCAACGCGGAAGTTGTGATGCCAATCCTGCCAAGTACAAGCGGACTTCAAATGAAGTTGGTCCAAGAAAAAGTAGAGATGCCACTTGCACATACTTATGGTGCCAGCTATGCCACGGTAATCGTTAATAAAGAGCTTCAAGCGGTTGAAAGTGGGAGAAGCACACGTCACATTGAAATGTTACTGCCTAAAGGCATGAGTTATAGAGAAGGTGACCATCTCGGTGTTTTGCCTAACAATCAGAAGGAGAACGTGGATCGGATACTCCATCGGTTCGGACTAACTGGAGATGTTTATATCCAATTAACTTCGGACACGACACATCTTATGCACCTTCCACTGAACCGTCCTGTCAAGGTGCAGGATCTGCTCCGTCAATGTGTTGAAGTACAGACACCTGTGACCAGATCACAGGTGCAGGAGTTAGCTCATCATACGGTATGCCCACCGCATAAGCGTGAACTGGAAGGCATGTTGGACGAAAACAGCTATAGAGATTATATTCTCGCGAATCGAATCACCATGTTGGACCTGCTGGAAAAGTATGAGGCGTGTGAATTGCCATTCGAAAGGTTCCTTGAACTATTGCCGCCGCTCAAGCCCAGGTATTATTCAATATCCAGTTCGCCAAGCCTGAATCCCGAGCAAGCGAGCATAACGGTATCGGTAGTCAGAGAACCTGCATGGAGTGGCCGGGGCGAATACCTTGGAGTGGCTTCAACTTATCTCGCTGGATGTCCAGAGGGTGAACGAATTCTGATGTTTGTCCGTACACCCGAATCCGAATTTCATCTGTCGGAAGCTGCCGACGTTCCGATAATCATGGTGGGACCGGGGACGGGGGTTGCACCGTTTAGAGGATTCCTTCAGGCCAGAGCTGTCATGAAACAGAGAGGCTTGCCACTAAGTGAGGCACATTTGTTCTTTGGGTGCCGGAATGATTCAGATTTTATCTATCGTCAAGAACTTGAACAATACGAACGAGAAGGGATTGTTAAACTACACACTGCTTTTTCTCGTGAGGATGGCAAGCCCAAAACCTATGTACAGCATCTAATGAAGGAAAATTCCGAGCAATTGCTTCACATGCTGATGAACAAAGGAAGACTCTACGTATGCGGGGACGGAAGCCAGATGGCTCCTGCGGTGGAAGAGACTTTGCGACAAGCTTATCAGGAAGTGCAGGGAGCAACGATGCAGCAAGCGAAAGACTGGCTCATTCAGCTTCAGGCTGAAGGGCGATTTGTGCAGGACGTGTGGGCAGGCAATAAACGAATGGTTGAAACCTCTGAATGTATCCATTAA
- a CDS encoding carboxypeptidase M32: MTTLEHLNSTLKQHIEKIEHYKQVQTLLAWDARTGAPKKGATYAARAKATLAGELFRLQTDSDFALRLEEEIRNENVDELTRKIVAEHLKAYKRWSAIPTDEYQTFVHQQGLANAAWLEARAANDFSIFAPHLKQIFDASLQFAGYWRYEQHVYDPLVQQFDPDLDTVTLNRIFSELKSALLPLIRRVVASSKQPDTSIFTRPFPLEEQRQLGIKLLDAIRYDFDAGQFGATVHPFSSAINPYDARLAAKFVENDVRVSLWSALHEGGHSLYTQNINPDLIHTGLGIFTSYGIHESQSIFYEKFIGRHKGFWENNYFSLQKIKPDTFGHVNLDEFYFALNAVKPTFNRFEADELTYNLHLIIRYELEQAIIAGEVDYAGLPDAWNDKYEEYLGVRPLPIWMGFYRMDIGVPDLVYFHLIRSVLYMQHSYTKRFVATSPIMII, translated from the coding sequence ATGACCACACTCGAACATCTGAACTCTACACTGAAGCAGCACATTGAAAAAATAGAACATTATAAGCAGGTTCAAACCCTGCTCGCCTGGGATGCCCGTACAGGAGCACCCAAAAAAGGCGCTACATATGCTGCCCGTGCCAAAGCGACCTTAGCGGGAGAGCTATTTCGTTTACAAACGGATTCGGATTTTGCTTTAAGACTGGAGGAAGAAATACGGAATGAGAACGTTGACGAATTAACCCGCAAAATCGTTGCGGAGCACTTGAAAGCATATAAACGATGGAGTGCGATTCCCACTGATGAATATCAGACGTTTGTTCATCAACAAGGTCTTGCTAATGCCGCTTGGCTCGAAGCGAGAGCCGCCAATGATTTCTCCATTTTCGCTCCGCATCTGAAGCAAATCTTTGATGCCAGCTTGCAGTTCGCCGGTTATTGGAGGTACGAGCAACATGTATATGATCCACTCGTGCAGCAATTCGACCCCGATCTGGATACCGTCACATTAAACCGCATTTTCAGTGAACTGAAATCTGCTCTGTTACCTCTGATCCGCCGTGTTGTGGCTTCCTCCAAGCAACCGGATACATCCATATTCACTCGTCCTTTCCCGTTAGAAGAGCAACGGCAGCTTGGCATTAAACTGTTAGATGCCATTCGTTACGATTTTGATGCCGGACAATTCGGTGCCACTGTTCATCCATTCAGTTCTGCCATTAATCCATACGATGCAAGGCTTGCAGCCAAGTTTGTAGAGAATGATGTTCGTGTATCCCTGTGGAGTGCATTGCATGAAGGCGGACACTCGCTCTATACGCAGAATATTAATCCCGACTTGATTCATACCGGACTGGGCATCTTCACTTCGTATGGCATTCATGAGTCACAATCAATCTTCTATGAGAAATTCATTGGCAGACATAAAGGATTCTGGGAAAATAACTATTTCAGCTTGCAAAAAATCAAACCGGATACGTTCGGCCATGTGAATCTGGATGAGTTTTATTTTGCATTAAATGCAGTGAAACCAACGTTTAACCGCTTTGAAGCAGATGAGCTTACCTACAACCTGCATCTTATTATTCGGTATGAGCTGGAACAGGCGATTATCGCTGGAGAAGTGGATTATGCAGGGTTACCCGATGCGTGGAATGATAAATATGAGGAATATTTGGGGGTTCGTCCCCTACCCATCTGGATGGGATTTTACAGGATGGACATTGGAGTGCCGGATTTGGTCTATTTCCATCTTATACGCTCGGTTTTGTATATGCAGCACAGTTACACGAAGCGATTCGTCGCGACCTCCCCGATTATGATCATTTGA
- a CDS encoding ABC transporter substrate-binding protein, producing MGYPTQPVTLDAHVSSNTAVKDISREIYEQLVTLDKDAQVIPLLAESYEISEDKLSYTFHLRQGVKFHNGKELQAEDVVASLNRWIKLSSHGKANFVGAEAKEIDPSTVVLQLKTPFLLTLQLLADPIPAAAIYPKEVVEEADDKGIKSYIGTGPFQLEEWKQDQYIHLKKYEDYAARTEPSNGAGGKKEALVDDLYFRFVTDESTRLAGITSGEYDIALNISVDNEQQIAGNPELQTFLSPGGMIGYFYNSNDGLFKNVKLRQAVNAIQNADDILTSAFRDPQFYVKTSSLVLPEYPNWYSEAGKEAYSQANADKAKQLLQEAGYNGEEIKIFTTRDYVDQYNVAVVLQQELESIGIKVKLDVYDWPTLQEKLGTGTGWDIYPMSYAFRPTFYQYSFWGGGAGLLKSEKLNELLQGIRTSESVEAARPLIDELQQYVWTEVPFSQIGHTKQVTALSKNISGFQNILGPILWNTTNNK from the coding sequence GTGGGTTATCCGACACAACCGGTCACGCTGGATGCACACGTTTCTTCCAATACAGCGGTCAAGGATATTTCACGTGAAATCTATGAGCAGCTGGTGACATTGGACAAAGACGCACAGGTTATTCCACTTCTTGCTGAATCCTATGAGATTAGTGAAGACAAATTATCGTATACATTCCATCTGCGACAAGGTGTGAAGTTTCATAATGGCAAGGAGCTGCAAGCAGAGGACGTAGTGGCTTCTCTGAATCGCTGGATCAAGCTGTCCAGTCACGGGAAGGCGAATTTCGTAGGTGCAGAGGCGAAAGAAATCGATCCATCTACCGTCGTCCTGCAATTAAAGACACCCTTTCTATTAACTCTGCAACTCCTTGCCGATCCAATTCCGGCAGCAGCCATTTATCCGAAGGAAGTCGTGGAGGAGGCAGATGACAAGGGCATCAAATCCTACATCGGTACAGGTCCGTTTCAACTGGAGGAGTGGAAGCAGGATCAGTATATTCATTTGAAAAAATATGAGGATTATGCTGCCCGTACCGAGCCAAGTAATGGCGCAGGCGGCAAAAAGGAAGCGCTGGTCGATGACTTGTACTTCCGCTTTGTCACAGACGAGTCGACCAGATTGGCGGGAATTACGTCTGGGGAATATGACATTGCCTTAAATATCTCTGTGGATAACGAACAACAAATAGCAGGCAACCCGGAGCTGCAAACGTTCCTCAGTCCAGGAGGCATGATTGGCTACTTCTACAACAGCAATGATGGCTTGTTCAAGAACGTGAAGCTTCGTCAGGCAGTTAATGCCATACAGAATGCGGATGACATTCTGACGTCTGCATTCCGTGATCCACAATTCTATGTGAAGACGTCCTCGCTGGTTCTTCCGGAATATCCGAACTGGTACTCGGAAGCAGGCAAGGAAGCGTACAGCCAGGCCAATGCGGACAAGGCAAAGCAACTGCTTCAAGAGGCAGGTTATAACGGCGAAGAGATCAAAATTTTCACGACGAGAGATTATGTGGACCAATATAACGTGGCCGTTGTTTTGCAGCAGGAGTTGGAGTCGATTGGTATCAAGGTCAAACTGGACGTCTATGATTGGCCAACGTTGCAGGAGAAGCTCGGGACGGGTACAGGATGGGATATCTATCCAATGAGTTATGCATTCCGCCCTACGTTCTATCAATACTCGTTCTGGGGAGGCGGAGCGGGGCTGTTAAAAAGCGAGAAGCTGAACGAGCTGCTTCAGGGAATTCGCACGTCAGAATCGGTAGAAGCCGCAAGACCGCTGATTGATGAATTGCAGCAATATGTATGGACCGAAGTTCCATTCTCTCAGATCGGACATACCAAACAGGTTACAGCGCTATCGAAAAATATCAGTGGATTCCAAAATATTTTGGGTCCTATATTGTGGAATACAACCAATAACAAGTAA
- a CDS encoding Stf0 family sulfotransferase, protein MKQPAQSYTIWFSQRTGSTLLGEALSSTGVAGYPREWLHYQFKSPDNLKIEDLEQIWSHGTTSNGVFGIKINFEQRWIDAFRNLYHLPTELSRAEVWSTGFPNCNKHIYMTRRNKVRLAVSWWRAIVSGEWHRKYGDHPHLEDIADQYNFDAIKHLLVESNLCEAAIEDFLSESGIEPLTIVYEDFIQNYEGTVMDVLTFLGVQSDSVTVSSPSFDPIADEISEQWVQRFWEECQRGWENVRW, encoded by the coding sequence ATGAAACAGCCTGCGCAAAGTTATACCATTTGGTTCTCCCAACGCACGGGGAGTACGCTGTTGGGCGAAGCTTTAAGTTCTACAGGTGTAGCTGGTTATCCGAGAGAATGGCTGCATTATCAGTTTAAAAGTCCAGATAACTTGAAGATTGAGGATCTGGAGCAGATTTGGAGCCATGGGACAACGTCGAACGGTGTGTTTGGCATAAAGATTAATTTTGAACAACGATGGATTGACGCGTTCCGTAATCTCTATCATCTGCCGACAGAGTTATCGCGAGCTGAGGTATGGAGTACGGGGTTTCCGAATTGTAACAAGCATATATACATGACACGTCGCAACAAAGTCAGATTGGCGGTGTCGTGGTGGAGAGCCATTGTTTCGGGGGAGTGGCATCGCAAGTATGGAGATCACCCTCACTTAGAAGATATTGCAGATCAATATAACTTTGATGCGATTAAGCATCTGCTTGTCGAGAGTAACCTCTGCGAAGCTGCAATCGAAGATTTCCTGTCCGAATCAGGCATTGAACCGTTGACAATTGTTTATGAGGATTTTATACAAAATTACGAGGGGACCGTCATGGATGTGTTGACATTTTTGGGCGTTCAATCGGACAGCGTTACCGTATCATCCCCTTCCTTTGATCCAATTGCAGATGAGATATCAGAGCAATGGGTACAACGATTTTGGGAAGAATGTCAGAGAGGGTGGGAGAATGTAAGATGGTAA